In Equus quagga isolate Etosha38 chromosome 14, UCLA_HA_Equagga_1.0, whole genome shotgun sequence, one DNA window encodes the following:
- the LOC124225753 gene encoding olfactory receptor 51S1: MSTFPTQATANGSTSMAPTFLLVGMPGLSAVPSWWTIPLITVYFLSVLGNGTILWIIALEPTLHRPMYFVLFLLSVSDVGLASTLMPTLLGLALADAHAVPASACLLQMFFVHVFSVMESSVLLAMAVDRALAICRPLHYPTLLNNGDINKIGLAIASRCLGLHLPLPFLLAHMPYCHPQVLTHSYCLHPDMARLACPGAWGAVYSFFVVLSAMGLDPLLIFFSYGLIGRVLQSLGSSEDRWKACQTCAAHLSAVLLFYVPMILLALIDRLRVPIPQPAHTLLSYVHFLLPPLVNPILYSVKMKEIRERIIKRLYSRKVGCA, from the coding sequence ATGTCAACATTCCCCACCCAGGCAACCGCCAACGGCAGCACGTCAATGGCCCCCACTTTCCTGTTGGTGGGCATGCCAGGCCTGTCAGCTGTACCCTCCTGGTGGACAATACCCCTCATCACTGTctactttctctctgtcttgggCAATGGTACTATCCTCTGGATCATTGCCCTGGAGCCCACCTTGCACCGCCCCATGTACTTCGTCCTCTTCCTGCTTAGTGTGTCTGATGTTGGCTTGGCCTCAACTCTGATGCCCACCCTGTTGGGTCTTGCCCTTGCTGATGCTCATGCTGTCCCTGCCTCAGCCTGCCTCCTACAGATGTTCTTTGTCCATGTCTTTTCCGTTATGGAGTCCTCTGTCTTGCTTGCCATGGCCGTAGATCGGGCACTGGCCATCTGCCGCCCTCTCCACTACCCAACACTTCTCAACAATGGCGACATTAACAAGATTGGCCTGGCCATTGCTTCCCGATGCCTGGGTCTCCATCTGCCCCTGCCGTTCCTCCTGGCCCACATGCCCTACTGCCACCCACAAGTCCTGACCCATTCTTATTGTTTGCACCCAGATATGGCCCGTTTGGCCTGCCCAGGAGCTTGGGGTGCAGTTTACAGCTTCTTTGTGGTCCTGTCAGCCATGGGATTGGACCCCctacttattttcttctcctaTGGCCTGATTGGCAGGGTATTGCAAAGTTTGGGGTCCAGTGAAGATCGTTGGAAGGCTTGCCAAACCTGTGCTGCCCACCTCTCTGCTGTCCTCCTCTTCTATGTGCCCATGATCCTCCTGGCACTAATTGACCGTCTTAGAGTGCCAATCCCTCAGCCTGCACATACACTTCTCTCCTATGTCCacttcctgcttcctccactgGTAAACCCTATTCTCTATAGTGTCAAGATGAAGGAGATTAGAGAGAGAATTATTAAGAGGTTGTACTCCAGGAAGGTGGGTTGTGCTTAG